Sequence from the Maribacter algicola genome:
ACAGCGTTAAAGGCGGTGTTGAAGAATAAAACCTTTTATATTAATCGATAATTAATCCTCCCAAAAAGGGAACAAAAAACATAGAAAATGGCAAATATTACAGCCGCAGAAGTAAATAAATTAAGACAAACTACAGGAGCTGGTATGATGGACTGCAAAAAAGCCTTGGTTGAAGCCGAAGGTGATTTTGAAAAGGCTATCGAAATCCTTCGTAAAAAAGGACAAAAGGTTGCTGCAAACAGAGCTGATAGGGATTCCTCAGAAGGTGCAGCCATCGCTAAGGTAAATGATAACAACACAAGCGGAGTAATCATTTCCCTTAACTGTGAAACCGACTTTGTGGCCAAAAATGATTCCTTCGTAACATTGGCCAATGAATTAGCTGATTTGGCAATAAACTATGACACCAAAGAAGCTTTTTTAGCAGCCGATTTCAAAGGTATGTCCGTTCAGGATAAATTGACCGAACAAACCGGTGTCATCGGTGAGAAAATCGAAATAGGAGGTTTTGAAAGATTAAGTGCTCCTTTTGTTGGATCTTATATCCATGCTGGCAATAAGATCGCCGTTCTTACAGGTCTTTCAGCTTCCGTAGATGGCGCAGACGTCGTTGCCAAGGATGTGTCAATGCAAGCAGCGGCCATGAACCCTGTTGCATTGAATGAGGAAGGTGTTGACCAATCCATTATAGACAAGGAAATCGAAATTGCCAAGGACCAACTTCGTCAAGAAGGTAAACCAGAGGCTATGTTGGATAATATTGCCAAAGGAAAATTGAACAGATTCTTTAAGGACAATACATTGGTCAACCAAGATTTTATCAAGGATAGCAAGCAGAG
This genomic interval carries:
- the tsf gene encoding translation elongation factor Ts, whose amino-acid sequence is MANITAAEVNKLRQTTGAGMMDCKKALVEAEGDFEKAIEILRKKGQKVAANRADRDSSEGAAIAKVNDNNTSGVIISLNCETDFVAKNDSFVTLANELADLAINYDTKEAFLAADFKGMSVQDKLTEQTGVIGEKIEIGGFERLSAPFVGSYIHAGNKIAVLTGLSASVDGADVVAKDVSMQAAAMNPVALNEEGVDQSIIDKEIEIAKDQLRQEGKPEAMLDNIAKGKLNRFFKDNTLVNQDFIKDSKQSVAQYVKSVDPNLEVTGFKRVALG